The DNA window gaattaaattacgaaaatcaaattaatatatTGACTTTCTcttctgattttttttgtgattttccATATGTGTTCGAGATAATGagaattaaaaattcaaatatatggatttttaaaatttaattactacAGTACAAGTTTAGATTAGATTCTAAGATAATCGCAATTTATTGTGATTAGATTCTAAGATaatcacaatttattttctgattctaaaatcacaaattatttttattagatTATAAGATGGTCCAAACTAGATTTTAATAtacaatcaaaataaaatataatactataaaatagtCTACATTATGTATCTTACAGAAATTATAACGTTCAacaatattattttcttgttaaATAGACTGCAATTAATTTTTAACTAATCACTATAAGAGAGACATGTTATTGTTAGTTAAAAGATAAATGCACCAAAATCAGCACTTGAATTTCATCATCGAAAACATTCACAAAACTCATGAACTAGTAAGAAGCAAATGGCAAGCTTTCTCTCCTAACAACAGACTAATTCAAAGATGGCAAAACCAGATTGAAGTTGTGCTGAGCTTCCTCAAACTCAACCTAGCATGTGTTCAAACCATCCTTGCAATCTCTAGTCAGATCGTAAAACGTCTCAACCTTCGTCTTCCCCCTCGAAAACACATCATAGTTCACAAGCTCTCTCATGTAACCATCAAACTCGACACCAACGATGTCATCGTTGAGCTTCCTCACTTCATAGTCCCAGTcactcccttcatcccacaGATCTCTGTAATCCTCAAGAAACCGAACCTCGTACCTCTGGTTCAACACATCAAACAATCTCGCCTCATCCTCATCCGTAGCAACGAAGACCCTCCTCCCATCCTCCACACCTCTCCCTCTCAAAGCAGCCAACACAGCCTGTGGAGAAGTGTCATTCTCAAGATTAGGCCACATTTCCTTGTTCTTGGCCTTCTCCCCTCTCTCAACATGAACACTATCATAATCCCACTCCATTCTCGAGGCTATAGCCGTGGCCACATCCCACAAAGACCGCGAATTCCTAAACTTATGCCACGGCCGTTGGATCACCCTATCTGCCTCCCCTGCACACACTTTCCACCAATAGTCACCTCCCTTAAACTTCCTTATGATCAAGCTCTGATTCGCCTCAGCCAGCTTCATCGGTGTAACACGAGAGTCCTCCACAACATGGACCTCCAATCCGTTTCTTTTGCCCCACTCTGACCAGAACACCCCTTGATCAATCACAGAGGATGCATCCTTCAAATTCTCCAAATCAAAGTAGTATCTGAAATCTCTCACCATCTCCCCTTCAGCCACGCTAGGCCAATCGAAACGAATGTTATCCACCACCAGCGTCCGGTTCAAGAACTCCGCCTCGCCTAGGGCACACAAGAAGCTCCAAGAAAAGTGCAATGTGCTCTTGTACTTCACACCATCATCTCCATACACCAAATACTTGCCATCACTAAACGGCTCCTCGAATTCCAAATCACCATTCACCGTCTCTCCAATCTCAATCGCCTTCTCGAATTTCCCCTTCCTCGCATTGCCACCGGAATGAAAACCCCCAATTCCAGCCACGCGCAGTTTACAATCCTCAGATCTCAAAACCCTAAAACTCCGATAATCCTTGTAAAATCCAACCAAATTCGCCTCCTTGTGCTTAAACCGCCACGCCATGTGGCAGGAGCTGCCGTTATCCCCTTCCACCGGCTTCCCGAACTGGTAGAAATCGACGTCCCGGAGGTTTTCAAAGGCCGCGCTCATCAACAATTCGAAAACCTCGTCGTCGCGACAATTGATCGGATCATCCACGCTGCAATTACCTGCCTCAATCGCCGGCTGATCGGTCGAATTGAGCTCCGGCGCGAGGAAATCAGTGTGCTCTGTGGTGGAGTACAATTCGGAATCGAAGGAGGTGGTGAGAATTACGACAACGGTTAGCCATAGAGTGAAAAGGAGGCTGGCGATCATGGCCAACGCATTTCGGCCGAGATTTCTAGGGCTCCTAACCCAAGGATTGTGCATCATTTTGTTGCTTTGCAGTTAGCTCTTTTTCTTGGGCTCAGTTTCAGTGAATACatgtgaagaagaaggagaccTATACGTACATAGAGtctgtatgtatatatatatatggatgagAGAGTCTGTTTGGCGCCGAGTGAAAATCAAGAGACGGTTAAATGAGTTAACTctctttattaatttaataaatgagtctgttttactatttttttgctTAATTTTGAAAATCCATTTGTATTATCTTAGAATCTAATCAAAATACATTGTGATTAAATTTAGAATCTAATCAAAATGAATTGAGATTATCTGAAAATGTTTATTACTATATTTgctttttttaaaatctatatAAATGATTGTTGAATTCTCATTATCTGGAACACATATGGAAAATTACAAAATtcagtaaaaagaaaaaagaaagggtcaatatataaatttgatttc is part of the Salvia splendens isolate huo1 chromosome 22, SspV2, whole genome shotgun sequence genome and encodes:
- the LOC121786630 gene encoding uncharacterized protein LOC121786630, which encodes MMHNPWVRSPRNLGRNALAMIASLLFTLWLTVVVILTTSFDSELYSTTEHTDFLAPELNSTDQPAIEAGNCSVDDPINCRDDEVFELLMSAAFENLRDVDFYQFGKPVEGDNGSSCHMAWRFKHKEANLVGFYKDYRSFRVLRSEDCKLRVAGIGGFHSGGNARKGKFEKAIEIGETVNGDLEFEEPFSDGKYLVYGDDGVKYKSTLHFSWSFLCALGEAEFLNRTLVVDNIRFDWPSVAEGEMVRDFRYYFDLENLKDASSVIDQGVFWSEWGKRNGLEVHVVEDSRVTPMKLAEANQSLIIRKFKGGDYWWKVCAGEADRVIQRPWHKFRNSRSLWDVATAIASRMEWDYDSVHVERGEKAKNKEMWPNLENDTSPQAVLAALRGRGVEDGRRVFVATDEDEARLFDVLNQRYEVRFLEDYRDLWDEGSDWDYEVRKLNDDIVGVEFDGYMRELVNYDVFSRGKTKVETFYDLTRDCKDGLNTC